The Acetobacteroides hydrogenigenes genome has a segment encoding these proteins:
- a CDS encoding phosphate acyltransferase codes for MTPIKSLDELISTLKSTGKKSRVAVVLAEDENTLGAVNEATDLGLIEAFMIGDEHKIVEKLRQEGVDPSKFTIINIPNDAAAAKEAVRMARANEVDMVMKGLIGTDKFLKAVLDKENGLLLPGAVMTYVCALQIPAYNKLLFISDPAVIPFPTLQQKVAMIGYAVKMANRFGIDNPKVALISAVEKPNESIPNTLVDATICKMANRGQLPECTIDGPLDVFLACDPKSVEIKGVPTPVNGDADILIFPSIEACNSFYKGLMLFADGELGGFIQGTSKPVIMMSRSESAKSKLYCIATASLMAN; via the coding sequence ATGACTCCTATCAAAAGCCTTGATGAGCTGATTTCAACGCTGAAGTCAACAGGAAAGAAAAGTCGTGTGGCGGTTGTCCTTGCCGAAGACGAAAACACGCTTGGTGCTGTAAACGAGGCAACCGATTTGGGCCTTATTGAGGCATTTATGATAGGCGATGAGCATAAAATCGTAGAAAAGCTAAGGCAGGAAGGTGTCGATCCTTCAAAGTTTACCATCATAAATATCCCTAACGATGCTGCCGCTGCCAAAGAGGCAGTTCGTATGGCTCGTGCAAACGAGGTTGATATGGTGATGAAGGGGCTAATTGGTACCGACAAGTTTCTGAAGGCTGTTCTCGACAAGGAGAATGGCCTTTTGTTGCCAGGAGCGGTAATGACCTACGTTTGTGCTCTTCAAATCCCGGCATATAACAAGCTTCTATTCATATCAGATCCGGCTGTTATACCTTTTCCAACGTTGCAGCAGAAGGTTGCAATGATTGGCTATGCGGTAAAAATGGCCAACCGCTTTGGCATTGACAACCCCAAGGTGGCGCTAATAAGCGCTGTTGAAAAGCCCAATGAATCAATTCCTAATACATTGGTTGATGCAACTATTTGTAAAATGGCAAATAGAGGACAGCTTCCCGAATGTACTATCGATGGGCCGTTGGATGTCTTTTTGGCATGCGATCCGAAGAGCGTTGAGATAAAAGGTGTGCCAACCCCTGTAAACGGCGATGCCGATATCCTTATATTCCCAAGCATCGAAGCATGCAACTCTTTTTATAAGGGGCTGATGCTTTTTGCTGATGGCGAACTTGGTGGCTTCATACAGGGAACTTCGAAGCCGGTTATTATGATGTCGCGTAGCGAGAGCGCTAAATCGAAGCTCTACTGCATTGCAACGGCATCCTTAATGGCAAACTAA
- a CDS encoding phosphate acyltransferase: protein MAINKLEQMFELLKTRSKKRIVAAYANDSHTIGAVNMAIEKGLVDGTLVGDRDTILKVCAEEGIDANKFVIVQEANEVKAARRAVELINAGEGDILMKGLCSTDNYMRAILNKENGLLPPKGVLSHVAVMEIPAYHKLLLVSDVAVIPYPDLNQKTAIANYLIEVAMMIGIDRPKVAAITASEKVLPSMPSCVEASILAKMSERGQLKGGVLDGPISLDVAIDAEVAKVKKVGGEVAGDADCLLFPNIEAGNVFYKSATKLAGAELGAIVCGTKAPAVLSSRGDSTLSKLYSIALAALVAK from the coding sequence ATGGCTATTAATAAACTCGAACAAATGTTTGAGCTTCTTAAAACTAGAAGCAAAAAGCGTATTGTAGCAGCTTATGCAAACGACTCTCACACCATCGGAGCCGTTAATATGGCAATAGAGAAAGGTCTTGTAGACGGTACTCTTGTTGGTGATAGGGATACGATCCTAAAAGTTTGCGCCGAAGAAGGCATTGATGCCAATAAGTTTGTAATTGTACAAGAGGCCAACGAAGTAAAGGCGGCTCGTAGAGCGGTAGAGCTAATCAATGCAGGCGAAGGCGATATCCTAATGAAGGGTCTTTGTAGCACCGATAACTACATGCGCGCCATTCTAAATAAGGAGAATGGGCTTCTTCCTCCTAAGGGGGTACTTAGCCATGTTGCTGTTATGGAAATTCCTGCATACCATAAGCTTCTTCTTGTTAGCGATGTTGCTGTTATTCCATATCCCGATTTAAACCAAAAAACGGCAATTGCCAACTACCTGATTGAAGTTGCCATGATGATTGGCATCGATCGACCCAAGGTTGCTGCTATTACTGCATCGGAGAAGGTGCTTCCTAGTATGCCATCGTGCGTAGAGGCTTCTATCTTGGCAAAAATGTCGGAACGCGGCCAGCTAAAGGGCGGTGTTTTAGATGGCCCAATTTCTTTAGATGTGGCAATCGATGCCGAAGTTGCTAAGGTAAAAAAGGTCGGTGGCGAGGTTGCTGGCGATGCAGACTGTCTTCTTTTCCCTAATATTGAGGCTGGAAACGTATTCTACAAGAGTGCTACAAAGCTTGCAGGTGCCGAACTAGGTGCCATTGTTTGCGGAACCAAAGCTCCTGCAGTACTTTCATCGCGAGGCGATTCTACCCTTTCGAAGCTTTACTCTATCGCGCTTGCTGCGCTAGTTGCAAAGTAA
- a CDS encoding acetate/propionate family kinase: MIVLVLNCGSSSVKYQLLDMIDENQNNVMAVGLIERIGLADGMLTHKPAGKEKYKVTQPINDHVVGINLILKALVDEEHGVIKNIKEIQAVGHRVAHGGELFKSSVLVDEKVKKGIADLIELAPLHNPANLKGIEAMEALLPGIPQVAVFDTSFHQSMPACSYLYPIPYEYYQKYGIRRYGFHGTSHKYVAQKACNLLGMNFNNSKIITCHLGNGASITAINNGKSVDTSMGFTPVDGLMMGTRSGSVDAGVLLYLAEKENMDLQGINDLVNKKSGVKGISGLTSDMRDLEIAAQEGNERAQLAIDMYYYRILKFIGGFAATLGGVDLIIFTGGVGENDCALREFIGTHLAFMGVHFDSDANRGVRGQDKVLSKEISRVKVMVCTTNEELVIATDTMNLVKN; encoded by the coding sequence ATGATTGTACTTGTATTGAATTGCGGAAGCTCATCCGTAAAGTACCAACTGCTCGATATGATTGATGAGAATCAAAACAATGTTATGGCAGTCGGTTTAATAGAGAGAATTGGGTTGGCAGACGGAATGCTTACGCATAAGCCAGCAGGGAAGGAGAAATATAAAGTTACCCAGCCAATCAACGACCATGTTGTTGGTATTAACCTAATCCTTAAGGCTCTTGTTGACGAAGAGCATGGTGTAATTAAGAATATTAAGGAGATTCAGGCTGTAGGGCACCGCGTAGCACATGGTGGCGAGCTCTTTAAGAGTAGTGTATTAGTGGATGAAAAGGTAAAAAAGGGCATTGCTGATCTTATTGAACTAGCACCTCTTCACAATCCAGCTAACCTAAAAGGAATTGAAGCTATGGAAGCCTTGCTTCCCGGAATTCCTCAAGTTGCTGTATTTGATACCTCGTTCCATCAATCGATGCCAGCTTGCTCGTACCTGTATCCAATTCCTTACGAGTACTACCAAAAGTATGGTATTCGCCGTTACGGATTTCACGGAACAAGCCACAAGTATGTTGCTCAAAAGGCATGCAACCTTCTTGGCATGAACTTCAATAATAGTAAGATTATTACCTGTCACCTTGGTAATGGTGCTTCTATTACCGCTATCAACAATGGCAAATCGGTAGATACCTCTATGGGCTTTACTCCTGTAGATGGCCTTATGATGGGAACGCGAAGTGGTAGCGTTGATGCAGGAGTGCTCCTTTACCTTGCAGAGAAGGAGAACATGGATCTTCAAGGCATTAATGATCTTGTTAATAAGAAGAGTGGAGTTAAAGGTATCTCGGGATTAACCTCGGATATGCGCGACTTGGAAATTGCGGCACAAGAAGGCAACGAGCGCGCACAGCTTGCCATTGATATGTACTACTACCGTATCCTTAAGTTTATTGGCGGATTCGCAGCAACCTTAGGTGGGGTAGACTTAATCATATTTACCGGTGGGGTTGGGGAAAACGATTGTGCTCTTCGTGAGTTTATCGGAACCCATCTTGCCTTTATGGGCGTTCACTTCGATTCTGATGCAAACCGTGGCGTACGCGGTCAGGATAAGGTTCTTTCGAAGGAGATCTCTCGCGTTAAGGTTATGGTATGCACCACCAACGAGGAGCTTGTAATTGCTACCGATACCATGAACTTGGTTAAAAACTAG
- the pta gene encoding phosphate acetyltransferase produces the protein MDLIQKIKDNAKKHGKRIVLPEGTEIRTLKAADILIQEGIAKPILIGNPQEISKLAAENGLQNISKAEIVDPCNNPKKDEYVRVMLEIRQSKGLTKEQAEKLILDPLYLGTLMIKCGDADGEVAGAANTTGDVLRPAFQYVKTMPGISVVSGAFIMILKDKDYGNDGIMVFADCAVHPNPTASELAEIAVATGKTTRAIAGFEPKIAMLSFSTKGSAKHEMVDKVAEATRLAKEMAPDMLIDGELQADAAIVEAIGASKAPGSQIAGHANVLVFPTLETGNIAYKLVQRLAKAEAVGPVLQGMAAPINDLSRGCSVDDIVNLVAITANQAAGK, from the coding sequence ATGGATTTAATCCAGAAAATAAAGGACAATGCCAAAAAACACGGCAAGCGAATTGTCCTTCCAGAAGGTACTGAAATAAGAACCCTGAAGGCTGCTGATATTCTTATTCAAGAAGGAATCGCAAAGCCCATTCTTATCGGAAATCCACAAGAAATTTCGAAGTTGGCAGCTGAGAATGGCCTTCAAAACATTTCAAAAGCAGAGATTGTAGACCCTTGCAACAACCCGAAGAAAGACGAGTATGTACGGGTTATGCTGGAAATCCGCCAAAGCAAGGGGCTAACCAAAGAGCAGGCTGAAAAGCTGATTCTTGATCCGCTCTACCTAGGAACGCTGATGATTAAGTGCGGCGATGCCGATGGCGAGGTGGCTGGTGCTGCTAATACCACTGGAGATGTTCTTCGTCCTGCATTTCAATACGTAAAAACGATGCCCGGAATTAGCGTTGTTTCCGGTGCATTTATTATGATTCTTAAGGATAAGGATTACGGTAACGACGGCATCATGGTTTTTGCCGATTGCGCCGTTCACCCAAATCCAACCGCCAGCGAACTTGCTGAAATTGCTGTTGCTACCGGTAAAACTACCCGTGCAATTGCTGGCTTCGAGCCCAAAATTGCTATGCTAAGCTTCTCGACCAAAGGAAGCGCCAAGCATGAAATGGTTGATAAGGTAGCCGAGGCTACCCGTCTTGCCAAAGAGATGGCACCCGATATGTTGATTGATGGCGAACTACAGGCCGATGCAGCAATTGTAGAAGCTATTGGTGCAAGCAAAGCTCCCGGTAGCCAAATTGCCGGGCATGCAAACGTACTCGTATTCCCAACCCTCGAAACCGGTAATATCGCCTATAAGCTGGTTCAACGCCTTGCAAAGGCCGAAGCCGTTGGTCCAGTGCTTCAGGGAATGGCCGCTCCAATCAACGATTTGTCGCGCGGTTGCTCTGTAGACGATATCGTGAATCTTGTTGCCATTACAGCGAACCAAGCAGCAGGAAAGTAG
- a CDS encoding FAD-binding and (Fe-S)-binding domain-containing protein, with translation MKSLMISETINEIANTFAGEISTDSTQLCIYSTDASAYSERPLAVIWPKDRTDLITAVQFAAKHKIPLIPRTAGTSLAGQVVGKGIIVDISKHMTSILEVNTEEHWVRVQPGVILDELNMAMKEHGLFFGPETSTANRCMMGGMIGNNSCGSHSIIYGSTRDHLLEVKMVLSDGSEAHFKPLTRQELSQKLTLEGVEGNIYRKLYEILSDSNNIKEIQEQFPEPALKRRNSGYALDLLANSEVFSQSDEKLNICQLIAGSEGTLGIITEAKLNLVPLPPKEKAVVCIHLNNLEEAFRANLIALKFGPTAVELMDRNILDLTKDNIEQSRNRFFVEGEPAAILIVEFAESSKEIVEQKYASLVAEMQQAGFGYHFPIVWGAETSKVWSLRKAGLGVLSNMKGDAKPVSVIEDTAVSPERLPAYMADFKLILKKYGLDCVYHAHIGSGELHLRPILNLKDEKDVALFRTIATDVAHLVKKHRGSLSGEHGDGRLRGEFIPIMVGERCYQLMREVKAAFDPDSIFNPNKIVDTPTMSSHLRYTPGAKERKFDTIFSFAESDGFLRAAERCNGSGDCRKTILSGGTMCPSYMATKDEDKTTRARANMLREVLTSSDRPFESRELYDILSLCLSCKGCKSECPSSVDMAKLKAEFLQHYYDQNSIPLRTRLIAYITYIYKVGSIAPAVTNFFMGSKAIAKPIQRALGFSDRRTLPLLHRTTLAKWFRTNQQKVVERKGRVYLFGDEFTRYNDVEVGIKAILLLQGLGYEVIIPRHGESGRTYISKGLIRTAKRIANRNIEQLSPLVGDETPLIGIEPSAILSFRDEYPDLATPENLGKARELARNTLLIDEFLMREMQRGRITKEQFKEDEVQVIFHGHCQQKSIATTAATRYVLGFPEGYTVTEIRSGCCGMAGSFGYEREHYDLSMAIGELMLFPTVRQADSHTVVAAPGTSCRHHIKDGTGRTAVHPVEVLYDALRK, from the coding sequence ATGAAATCGTTGATGATATCCGAAACCATAAACGAGATTGCCAACACCTTTGCCGGCGAAATCAGCACAGATTCTACCCAACTCTGCATATACTCCACTGATGCCTCGGCATATAGCGAACGTCCGCTAGCCGTGATTTGGCCTAAAGATCGCACTGATCTTATTACGGCTGTCCAATTTGCCGCGAAGCATAAGATTCCGCTCATTCCCCGCACGGCAGGCACCTCGTTGGCCGGACAGGTTGTAGGAAAGGGTATCATCGTAGATATTTCGAAGCACATGACCTCTATTTTGGAGGTGAACACCGAAGAGCATTGGGTTCGCGTTCAACCTGGGGTGATTTTGGACGAGCTGAACATGGCCATGAAGGAGCATGGGCTCTTCTTCGGACCCGAAACATCGACGGCCAACCGATGCATGATGGGCGGTATGATTGGCAACAACTCGTGCGGCTCGCACTCCATTATATATGGTAGCACGCGCGACCACCTGCTGGAGGTTAAGATGGTGCTCTCCGATGGTAGCGAGGCCCACTTTAAGCCCCTAACCCGTCAGGAGCTATCGCAAAAGCTTACGCTGGAAGGTGTAGAGGGCAACATCTACCGTAAGCTGTACGAGATTCTTTCGGACTCCAATAATATAAAGGAAATACAGGAGCAGTTCCCCGAGCCAGCGCTGAAGCGCCGAAACTCGGGCTACGCGCTGGATCTCTTAGCCAACAGCGAGGTATTTAGCCAGTCGGACGAGAAGCTGAACATCTGCCAGCTGATTGCAGGCTCGGAGGGTACGCTGGGCATCATCACCGAGGCGAAGCTGAACCTGGTGCCGCTGCCACCAAAGGAGAAGGCGGTGGTGTGCATCCACCTAAACAACCTCGAGGAGGCGTTTAGGGCCAACCTCATCGCCCTAAAGTTTGGGCCTACGGCCGTGGAGCTGATGGATAGGAACATCCTCGACCTTACCAAAGATAACATTGAGCAGAGCCGCAACCGATTCTTCGTTGAAGGCGAGCCTGCTGCCATCCTTATAGTAGAGTTTGCCGAATCATCCAAAGAAATAGTAGAGCAGAAGTATGCCAGCCTTGTTGCGGAGATGCAGCAGGCTGGGTTTGGCTACCACTTCCCCATCGTTTGGGGGGCAGAGACCTCGAAGGTGTGGAGCCTGCGCAAGGCGGGACTCGGCGTGCTATCGAACATGAAGGGCGATGCCAAGCCGGTATCGGTTATCGAGGATACTGCTGTTAGTCCCGAGCGCCTTCCGGCCTACATGGCCGACTTTAAGCTCATCCTCAAAAAGTATGGGCTCGACTGCGTGTACCACGCGCACATCGGCAGCGGCGAGCTGCACCTCCGCCCCATTCTTAACCTAAAGGACGAAAAGGATGTGGCCCTGTTTAGGACCATCGCCACCGATGTGGCCCATCTGGTGAAGAAGCACCGCGGATCGCTGAGCGGCGAGCACGGCGATGGCCGCCTGCGCGGCGAGTTCATCCCCATTATGGTTGGCGAGCGCTGCTACCAGCTGATGAGGGAGGTGAAGGCCGCCTTCGATCCCGATAGCATCTTCAACCCAAATAAGATTGTAGATACCCCCACCATGAGCTCGCACCTGCGCTACACGCCGGGGGCAAAGGAGCGGAAGTTCGACACTATCTTCAGCTTTGCCGAGTCGGATGGCTTCCTGAGGGCGGCCGAGCGCTGCAACGGCTCGGGCGACTGCCGCAAGACGATCCTAAGCGGAGGGACGATGTGCCCGAGCTACATGGCCACCAAGGACGAGGATAAGACCACCCGCGCCCGCGCCAACATGCTGCGCGAGGTGCTTACCAGCAGCGACCGCCCCTTCGAGAGCCGCGAGCTGTACGACATCCTCAGCCTGTGCCTGTCGTGCAAGGGGTGCAAGTCGGAATGCCCCTCGAGCGTGGACATGGCCAAGCTGAAGGCCGAATTCCTGCAGCACTACTACGACCAAAACAGCATCCCGCTGCGCACACGGCTGATCGCCTACATCACCTATATATATAAGGTAGGAAGCATCGCCCCTGCAGTTACAAACTTCTTTATGGGCAGCAAGGCCATCGCCAAGCCCATCCAGCGAGCGCTCGGCTTTAGCGACAGGCGCACGCTGCCGCTGCTGCATCGCACAACGCTTGCGAAGTGGTTCAGGACAAATCAGCAGAAAGTAGTAGAACGCAAGGGGCGCGTGTACCTCTTCGGCGACGAGTTTACCCGCTACAACGACGTGGAGGTGGGCATCAAGGCCATTCTGCTGCTCCAGGGGTTGGGCTACGAGGTGATCATCCCGCGGCACGGCGAGAGCGGCCGAACCTACATCTCCAAGGGGCTCATCCGAACCGCCAAGCGCATTGCCAACCGCAACATCGAGCAGCTTAGCCCGCTGGTAGGCGATGAAACACCGCTTATTGGCATCGAGCCATCGGCCATCCTCTCGTTTAGGGACGAGTACCCCGACTTGGCCACCCCCGAGAATCTCGGCAAGGCTAGGGAACTTGCCCGCAACACCCTTCTTATTGATGAGTTCCTGATGCGCGAGATGCAGCGGGGCCGCATCACCAAGGAGCAGTTTAAGGAAGATGAGGTACAGGTGATCTTCCACGGCCACTGCCAGCAGAAGTCGATTGCCACCACTGCTGCCACCCGGTACGTGCTCGGCTTCCCCGAAGGATACACCGTAACGGAGATCCGCTCGGGCTGCTGCGGCATGGCCGGCTCATTTGGCTACGAGAGGGAGCACTACGACCTGTCGATGGCCATCGGCGAGCTGATGCTCTTCCCCACCGTGCGTCAGGCCGACAGCCACACGGTGGTTGCCGCCCCTGGCACCAGCTGCCGCCACCATATAAAGGATGGAACGGGCCGCACGGCGGTTCACCCCGTAGAGGTGCTGTACGATGCGCTGAGGAAGTAG
- a CDS encoding MaoC family dehydratase, with protein MGKVVIKSFDELEKLVGHDLGISEWHQFTQEQINLFADATIDHQWIHVDAEKAKTESPFGNTIAHGYLTLSILPHLWDQIVDVQNLKMQVNYGIEKLKFNQPVLVNSRVRLCAKVISAVNLRGVTKATIGVKLEIEGNKKSAYDAEVIFLYHFNS; from the coding sequence ATGGGTAAAGTAGTAATTAAGAGCTTCGACGAGCTCGAAAAGCTAGTGGGCCACGACCTCGGCATATCGGAGTGGCACCAGTTTACGCAGGAGCAGATCAACCTGTTTGCCGATGCCACCATCGACCACCAGTGGATTCATGTGGATGCGGAGAAGGCTAAAACCGAATCGCCCTTCGGCAACACCATCGCGCACGGCTACCTCACGCTATCGATTCTCCCCCACCTTTGGGATCAAATTGTAGATGTACAAAACCTCAAGATGCAGGTCAACTACGGCATCGAGAAGCTGAAGTTCAACCAGCCTGTGCTCGTAAACAGCCGCGTGCGCCTTTGCGCTAAGGTAATTAGCGCCGTAAACCTACGCGGGGTAACCAAGGCCACCATTGGCGTAAAGCTCGAGATAGAGGGCAACAAGAAATCGGCCTACGACGCCGAGGTGATCTTCCTCTACCACTTCAACAGCTAG
- a CDS encoding DUF4954 family protein, with the protein MGFIKRFDAQLLGYDFVNKEFLPEGKDEHYIRYQQKEKNGFRKLTGQEVDMLVRNGNMSDNWDTVLVDDPFNPGLVRNCIFYGLVRIGKLEPQCLEYHDLRLPVGLYNSMIISSDVGDNVAIHNVGYLSHYILDSESMLFNIDEMETSNKSKFGNGIIKDGETEAQRLWMEICNENGGRKVLPFDGMLTSDAYLWSKFRDDKELMRRFQEITENAYSSKRGFYGRVGKGCVIKNTSSIKDVNIGDCTYIKGANKLKNLTINSTEDSPTQIGEGVELVNGIIGTGCKAFYGVKAVRFVMGVNSSLKYGARLINSFLGENSTISCCEVLNSLIYPSHEQHHNNSFLIASCVQGQSNIAAGATLGSNHTSRANDGEIIAKRGFWAGLSTTIKHNSRFGSFTLLTKANYLHSINIDLPFALVGNNESENRLEIIPAYWWRYNMYALERNAWKFVMRDKRGEVGQKFEYSYLAPDSVSEILVALDKLYRWIAEEVEPCATDNHRAIAEKAIAEGYNPASILISSEGIEASSRKVLLKKPVQAVMAYREMVKYYALISFIDYMMANNAGLEGILSLDSDGIDRCWMNVGGQIFRCSFIEELKHRVKSNELNSWDAIHAAYRSQDDTYIYDKARYAKYAMEQIIGQKLSLESLFQLADEGVAIAQMVKERVFQSRLKDYNDPFRKIVYDNQEEMDAVIGSINDNDFIAHSEAVCQQTLNDIESLFVRKYTA; encoded by the coding sequence ATGGGATTCATTAAGCGTTTTGATGCCCAGCTGCTGGGGTACGATTTTGTCAATAAGGAGTTCCTGCCCGAGGGTAAGGATGAGCATTACATCAGGTATCAGCAGAAGGAAAAGAACGGCTTCCGCAAGCTTACGGGGCAGGAGGTTGATATGCTGGTACGCAACGGAAACATGTCGGACAACTGGGATACCGTGCTTGTAGACGATCCCTTTAATCCTGGATTGGTTCGCAACTGCATATTCTACGGATTGGTTCGTATTGGTAAGCTCGAGCCTCAGTGCTTGGAGTACCACGACCTACGCTTACCCGTTGGCCTATACAATTCGATGATAATATCCAGCGATGTTGGCGACAACGTGGCCATTCATAACGTAGGGTATCTGTCTCACTACATCCTCGATAGCGAGTCGATGCTGTTTAACATCGATGAGATGGAGACCTCCAATAAGTCAAAGTTTGGCAACGGCATCATCAAGGATGGAGAAACCGAGGCCCAGCGTTTATGGATGGAGATCTGCAACGAGAATGGAGGGCGCAAGGTGCTTCCCTTTGATGGAATGCTCACCAGCGATGCCTACTTGTGGTCAAAGTTTCGCGATGATAAGGAATTGATGCGCCGATTTCAGGAGATTACCGAGAATGCCTACTCTTCTAAACGAGGATTTTACGGAAGGGTAGGAAAGGGGTGTGTCATCAAGAATACCAGCAGCATAAAGGATGTAAACATCGGCGATTGCACCTACATTAAGGGGGCCAATAAGCTGAAGAACCTAACCATTAACTCAACAGAGGATAGTCCAACCCAAATTGGCGAGGGGGTTGAGCTGGTAAACGGAATTATTGGAACTGGCTGTAAGGCTTTCTATGGAGTTAAGGCTGTAAGGTTTGTAATGGGCGTTAACTCGTCGCTTAAGTATGGAGCTCGCCTAATCAACTCCTTTTTAGGAGAAAATTCGACCATATCGTGCTGCGAGGTGCTTAACAGCCTCATTTATCCTAGCCATGAGCAGCACCATAACAACTCGTTCCTTATTGCCTCGTGCGTGCAGGGGCAGAGCAACATTGCTGCTGGTGCAACCCTTGGTTCAAACCATACGTCGAGGGCCAACGATGGAGAAATCATTGCGAAAAGGGGATTTTGGGCTGGACTATCTACTACCATTAAACATAATAGCCGTTTTGGATCGTTCACCTTGCTTACCAAGGCAAACTACCTTCATTCAATAAATATTGATCTGCCATTTGCGCTGGTGGGCAACAACGAGTCGGAAAATCGCCTCGAAATAATTCCCGCCTACTGGTGGCGCTACAACATGTACGCGCTGGAGCGTAATGCATGGAAATTCGTAATGCGCGATAAGCGTGGGGAGGTTGGACAGAAGTTCGAGTACAGCTATCTAGCGCCCGATTCTGTATCCGAAATACTGGTGGCGCTCGACAAGCTTTATAGGTGGATTGCCGAAGAGGTGGAGCCTTGTGCTACGGATAACCATCGGGCTATTGCTGAAAAGGCTATTGCCGAAGGTTACAATCCTGCGTCAATACTTATAAGCTCAGAGGGTATCGAAGCATCATCGCGGAAGGTACTCTTAAAGAAGCCCGTTCAGGCGGTAATGGCCTATCGGGAGATGGTGAAGTACTACGCGCTGATATCGTTTATCGACTACATGATGGCCAATAATGCTGGTTTGGAGGGTATTCTCTCGCTCGATAGCGATGGCATCGACCGTTGCTGGATGAACGTTGGCGGGCAGATATTCAGGTGCTCATTTATCGAAGAGCTAAAGCATAGGGTGAAATCGAACGAGCTGAATAGCTGGGATGCGATTCATGCAGCCTACCGTTCGCAGGACGATACCTATATCTACGATAAGGCTCGCTATGCCAAATATGCAATGGAGCAGATCATAGGGCAGAAGCTAAGCCTCGAATCGCTGTTCCAGCTGGCCGACGAGGGCGTTGCTATTGCCCAAATGGTAAAGGAGCGCGTCTTTCAGTCGCGGCTTAAGGACTACAACGATCCGTTTAGAAAGATCGTTTACGATAATCAGGAGGAGATGGATGCCGTTATCGGCAGCATAAACGATAACGATTTTATAGCGCACTCGGAGGCTGTTTGTCAGCAAACCTTGAACGACATCGAATCGCTATTCGTTAGAAAATATACTGCTTGA